Proteins encoded by one window of Thermodesulfobacteriota bacterium:
- a CDS encoding DNA-binding protein yields the protein MIRLFLDANVLFTAAHNPQGKAALLIDLSGRKWEAATSEYCVLEARHNLERKYPDCTDRLEKILEKVRVVPCVAGDRCQVSLPEKDRPVFAAAVRCRASRFLTGDLRHFGPIMNKPEETAGVIVQTVGDFLKEIKR from the coding sequence TTGATCCGGCTCTTCCTGGACGCGAACGTCCTCTTCACCGCGGCGCACAATCCGCAGGGGAAAGCCGCGCTGCTGATCGACCTGTCCGGGCGGAAATGGGAGGCCGCGACCAGCGAATATTGCGTGCTGGAAGCGCGCCACAACCTGGAAAGGAAATATCCGGATTGCACGGACAGGTTGGAGAAGATCCTCGAAAAGGTCCGCGTCGTGCCGTGCGTCGCCGGCGACCGATGCCAGGTGTCGCTTCCGGAGAAGGATCGGCCCGTTTTCGCCGCGGCGGTGCGCTGCAGGGCTTCCCGCTTCCTGACCGGAGATCTGCGCCATTTCGGTCCCATCATGAACAAGCCGGAAGAAACGGCAGGCGTGATCGTCCAGACCGTCGGCGATTTCCTGAAGGAAATTAAGAGGTAA
- a CDS encoding P-loop NTPase fold protein, producing the protein MSKDLKSPPPAQTALNCPTNLIPDSPSSEDRFGPHQDIAKAIANLIRSGDGGRPIGLTGTWGSGKSTVVALLRKEIETFPNHRMLVFDAWAHDGDPLRRTFLQSLIRFFRDAYPNWISKESWTIREADLVRRRKVSETETSPHLTPAGKALGISALLIPVGSALFSQGLRDGASLLHTGPVSLATLFGFLLTVSPLLVLICFALAYRMKSRKGDPVHIESANLIAIFIQKAETKTRTETTETPDPTSIEFEKTFTDLMGEALEPAENRFVLVMDNLDRIEADGALKIWSTLQTFLQLDTGKHAWLKKLWVVVPFDQKSISRLWEKNAPQANESGENKKHSNFASSFLDKTFPIRFDVPPLVLSDWRAYLIEMLREAFPNHHEEEFETIAHLMAVERMDGTVSHTPREIKMVVNQIGALHRQRQDIVPLPHIAYYVLLQRDHAEVLKGLTDKTFPSEEAAAILGDNVQDSLAALAFGLEVSTSRQLLLEPILLAALSKPDIKTLLTLRDSTRGFFDVLDEAVVHGIKDWQKTAGIKLLHAVAALHDSNLLETHNSCRVERLLDRIAYAAVSVEQFAPLTKDAENGFLLLIKQKASSAGPLFRAYQNTMR; encoded by the coding sequence ATGAGTAAAGACTTGAAATCGCCGCCCCCTGCCCAAACCGCACTAAACTGTCCAACAAATCTCATTCCCGACTCACCTTCGTCGGAAGACCGCTTCGGTCCTCATCAGGATATTGCCAAGGCCATAGCTAACCTCATACGTTCCGGAGACGGAGGACGTCCCATCGGACTGACCGGAACATGGGGCTCAGGTAAATCCACAGTGGTTGCCCTCCTTCGTAAAGAGATCGAAACATTTCCAAACCACCGAATGCTTGTGTTTGACGCGTGGGCCCATGACGGCGACCCACTTCGACGGACTTTTCTCCAAAGTCTCATCCGCTTTTTCCGAGATGCTTATCCGAACTGGATCTCGAAGGAGTCTTGGACGATTCGCGAGGCAGACTTGGTACGGCGCAGGAAAGTTTCTGAAACGGAAACCTCTCCGCACCTAACTCCGGCGGGCAAAGCTCTTGGGATATCAGCTTTATTAATTCCCGTCGGTAGTGCCTTGTTTTCACAAGGATTGCGAGACGGTGCGTCTTTGTTGCACACTGGCCCAGTTAGTCTTGCAACCCTTTTCGGTTTCCTCTTGACCGTGAGCCCTCTGCTTGTCCTTATTTGTTTCGCTTTGGCCTACCGTATGAAATCTCGGAAAGGCGATCCAGTTCATATAGAAAGCGCAAATCTGATCGCCATTTTCATCCAGAAGGCTGAGACGAAAACACGCACTGAAACAACTGAAACCCCTGATCCCACATCGATAGAATTCGAGAAAACTTTTACGGATCTAATGGGAGAGGCACTCGAACCAGCTGAAAACAGGTTCGTGTTGGTTATGGACAATCTTGACCGAATTGAGGCGGACGGGGCCTTAAAGATTTGGTCTACACTCCAAACATTTCTGCAATTGGACACGGGAAAGCACGCTTGGTTAAAAAAGCTTTGGGTAGTAGTACCGTTTGACCAAAAATCCATATCGAGGCTTTGGGAAAAGAACGCTCCCCAGGCTAACGAATCTGGTGAGAACAAGAAACACAGCAATTTTGCGTCGTCGTTCCTTGATAAAACATTCCCGATACGCTTTGACGTACCACCACTTGTCCTTTCGGACTGGCGGGCGTACCTCATTGAAATGCTTAGAGAAGCGTTTCCCAATCACCACGAGGAAGAATTCGAGACTATCGCGCATTTGATGGCTGTAGAGAGAATGGACGGAACGGTCTCACATACCCCCCGCGAGATCAAGATGGTTGTAAACCAAATCGGAGCTCTACACCGCCAGCGCCAAGACATAGTTCCACTTCCGCATATCGCATACTATGTCCTGCTTCAACGGGATCATGCTGAAGTGCTAAAAGGCCTGACAGACAAGACGTTCCCTTCAGAAGAAGCTGCTGCCATCCTCGGTGATAATGTCCAAGATAGCTTAGCCGCGTTAGCATTTGGCTTGGAGGTTTCTACCTCCCGGCAACTCCTTCTTGAACCAATATTGCTCGCAGCACTTTCCAAACCAGATATAAAAACCCTTTTAACACTAAGAGATTCAACGCGCGGATTCTTTGACGTCTTAGATGAAGCAGTGGTACATGGAATAAAGGATTGGCAAAAGACCGCTGGGATAAAGTTGCTTCACGCAGTCGCTGCTTTACATGATAGCAACCTCCTTGAAACACATAATTCATGTCGTGTCGAGCGATTGCTTGATAGAATCGCATACGCCGCCGTATCGGTTGAACAATTTGCACCCTTGACCAAAGATGCAGAGAACGGCTTTCTGTTACTTATCAAACAGAAGGCATCATCAGCCGGCCCATTGTTTCGTGCATACCAGAATACTATGCG
- the amrB gene encoding AmmeMemoRadiSam system protein B, with protein MERKPAVAGQFYPGTVELLVRALEELTREVDEKLPAIGVVAPHAGYVYSGAVAGEVYSSVRVPSRTVVFCPNHTGYGEEAAIMSGGAWRMPWGPVPVDGDLAGKLKSACPLLKEDATAHAREHSLEVQLPFLHRFRPDFRFVPVALGRLSLENCRALGEAAAGVLEKEADRPLLVASSDMSHYVPDALARKKDRLAIDRVLALDPEGLYRTVVQERISMCGMIPAAVVLFAARRLGATKALLLKYATSGDVSRDYDQVVGYAGLAIL; from the coding sequence ATGGAACGGAAGCCCGCCGTCGCAGGCCAGTTCTACCCGGGCACCGTGGAGCTGCTGGTCCGGGCTCTGGAGGAGCTGACCCGGGAAGTGGACGAGAAGCTTCCGGCGATCGGGGTGGTGGCCCCGCACGCCGGGTACGTCTACTCCGGGGCGGTGGCGGGAGAGGTCTATTCTTCGGTGCGGGTCCCATCGAGAACCGTCGTTTTCTGCCCGAACCACACGGGGTACGGGGAAGAGGCGGCCATCATGTCAGGGGGCGCCTGGCGGATGCCCTGGGGCCCCGTTCCCGTGGACGGCGACCTCGCCGGGAAGCTGAAAAGCGCATGCCCCCTCCTTAAAGAGGACGCAACGGCTCACGCCCGGGAGCACTCCCTCGAGGTCCAGCTCCCGTTCCTCCACAGGTTCCGCCCGGATTTCCGGTTCGTGCCCGTCGCCCTGGGCCGCCTGTCCCTGGAGAACTGCCGGGCGCTCGGCGAGGCGGCGGCAGGCGTTCTCGAGAAGGAAGCCGACCGTCCCCTGCTCGTTGCCAGCTCCGACATGTCCCATTACGTGCCCGACGCCCTGGCAAGGAAAAAGGATCGGCTGGCGATCGACCGGGTGCTCGCCCTCGACCCCGAGGGGCTGTACCGGACGGTCGTCCAGGAACGGATTTCCATGTGCGGGATGATCCCCGCGGCCGTCGTCCTGTTCGCCGCCCGGCGCCTTGGCGCTACGAAAGCCCTTCTGCTAAAATACGCCACTTCCGGCGACGTCAGCCGGGACTACGACCAGGTGGTCGGTTACGCAGGGCTCGCCATCCTCTGA
- the gltX gene encoding glutamate--tRNA ligase — MPDIVTRFAPSPTGYLHIGGARTALFNWLYSRRSGGRFILRIEDTDQERSTPEAVKAIIDGLTWLGIDWDEGPYFQMERMELYRKEADRLLKEGKAYRCICTKEELDARREEMKARGEKPRYDGRCRDLPPEATEGKPHVLRIKTPLSDRTVVNDMLRGEVVFENAELDDLVLLRTDGSPTYNYVVVIDDASMKITHVLRGDDHLNNTPKQVILYKALGYPLPRFGHFPLIHGMEGGKLSKRHDDVSVTAYQEKGFLPEAMVNYLVRLGWGHGDQEIFTVAEMQAYFSLEHVGKSPSKFNLDKLLSVNAHYIKTAEAARIAELLLPFLAKRGIEEKATPWLVKVVKTLQERSRTLDEMADSAEFYFREKEADPKAAAKFLTPEMAPVLKEIASEFAGLPDFSAEVEDALKRVVERRGGNLKVHQPIRVAITGSAASPDLFDVMRILGKDEVVRRLTKAAERIE, encoded by the coding sequence ATGCCTGACATCGTTACGCGCTTCGCCCCCAGCCCTACGGGCTATCTCCACATCGGAGGCGCCCGCACCGCCCTCTTCAACTGGCTCTATTCCCGCCGCTCGGGCGGCCGGTTCATCCTCCGGATCGAGGACACCGACCAGGAGCGGTCGACTCCCGAAGCCGTCAAGGCGATCATCGACGGATTGACGTGGCTGGGGATCGACTGGGACGAGGGCCCCTACTTCCAGATGGAGCGGATGGAGCTTTACCGGAAGGAAGCGGACCGTCTCCTTAAGGAAGGGAAGGCGTACCGCTGCATCTGCACGAAGGAAGAGCTCGACGCGCGGCGGGAGGAGATGAAGGCGCGTGGAGAGAAGCCCCGGTACGACGGCCGCTGCCGCGACCTCCCTCCCGAGGCGACGGAGGGGAAGCCGCATGTACTGCGGATCAAGACCCCACTTTCCGACCGGACGGTGGTGAACGACATGCTCCGCGGAGAAGTGGTCTTCGAGAACGCGGAGCTCGACGACCTCGTCCTGCTGCGGACCGACGGCTCCCCTACCTATAACTACGTGGTCGTCATCGACGACGCCTCGATGAAGATCACGCATGTGCTGCGAGGCGACGACCACCTGAACAACACGCCGAAGCAGGTCATCCTCTACAAAGCGCTCGGCTATCCGCTGCCCCGGTTCGGCCATTTCCCGCTGATCCACGGGATGGAGGGCGGGAAACTTTCGAAACGGCACGACGACGTATCGGTGACGGCGTACCAGGAAAAAGGATTCCTCCCGGAGGCGATGGTGAACTACCTCGTCCGGCTCGGGTGGGGGCACGGCGACCAGGAGATCTTCACCGTCGCCGAGATGCAGGCCTACTTCTCGCTGGAGCACGTCGGAAAGTCGCCCTCGAAGTTCAACCTCGACAAGCTGCTCAGCGTCAACGCGCACTACATCAAGACGGCGGAAGCCGCGCGGATCGCGGAGCTGCTCCTCCCCTTCCTCGCCAAGCGCGGGATCGAGGAAAAGGCGACGCCGTGGCTGGTCAAGGTCGTCAAGACCCTGCAGGAGCGCTCCCGCACCCTCGATGAGATGGCCGACTCCGCCGAATTCTATTTCCGGGAGAAGGAGGCCGACCCGAAGGCGGCGGCGAAGTTCCTCACCCCCGAGATGGCTCCGGTGCTGAAGGAGATCGCGAGCGAGTTCGCCGGCCTGCCCGATTTCTCCGCCGAAGTGGAAGATGCACTGAAACGGGTCGTGGAGCGGCGCGGCGGGAACCTGAAGGTGCACCAGCCGATTCGGGTCGCCATTACGGGTTCGGCCGCATCGCCGGACCTGTTCGACGTGATGCGGATCTTGGGCAAGGACGAGGTGGTGCGGCGGCTGACGAAGGCGGCGGAGCGGATCGAGTAG
- the fabG gene encoding 3-oxoacyl-[acyl-carrier-protein] reductase, with protein sequence MKLAGKVALITGSARGIGRAIAELYCAEGATVVVNDVGNDGPARETLEALKAAGGKGTVEMFDVSDSAQVEEGVKRILEAHGRIDILVNNAGITRDNLIMRMSEEEFDSVQRVNLKGTWLLTKAVTRQMMKQRSGRIVNISSVVGVMGNAGQANYAAAKAGIIGLTKAAARELAPRNVTVNAIAPGFIRTAMTEALPEAVQKGFLAAIPLGRFAEPGEVAELALFLASDGASYITGQVIGINGGMYM encoded by the coding sequence ATGAAGCTGGCCGGAAAGGTGGCGCTGATCACCGGTTCGGCGCGGGGGATCGGGCGGGCGATCGCGGAGCTCTACTGCGCCGAGGGGGCGACGGTCGTCGTCAACGACGTCGGGAACGACGGGCCGGCGCGGGAGACGCTGGAGGCGCTGAAGGCGGCCGGGGGGAAGGGAACGGTGGAGATGTTCGACGTTTCCGACTCCGCCCAGGTCGAAGAGGGGGTCAAGCGCATCCTGGAGGCCCACGGCCGCATCGACATCCTCGTGAACAACGCCGGCATCACGCGCGACAACCTTATCATGCGGATGTCGGAGGAGGAGTTCGACTCGGTCCAGCGCGTCAACCTGAAGGGGACCTGGCTGCTGACGAAGGCGGTCACCCGCCAGATGATGAAGCAGCGCTCCGGGCGGATCGTGAACATCAGCTCGGTTGTGGGCGTGATGGGGAACGCCGGCCAGGCGAACTACGCGGCGGCGAAGGCGGGGATCATCGGGCTGACGAAGGCGGCGGCGCGGGAGCTCGCGCCGCGGAACGTCACGGTCAACGCGATCGCCCCGGGGTTCATCCGGACGGCCATGACGGAGGCATTGCCCGAGGCCGTGCAGAAAGGGTTTCTTGCCGCGATCCCGCTGGGCCGCTTCGCGGAGCCGGGGGAGGTGGCCGAGCTGGCGCTGTTCCTGGCCTCCGACGGAGCCTCGTACATCACGGGGCAGGTCATCGGGATCAACGGCGGGATGTACATGTAA
- the fabF gene encoding beta-ketoacyl-ACP synthase II, whose protein sequence is MRRVVVTGLGAVTPLGVGVEATWEAVLAGKSGIGPITRFDAKEFSTTIAAEVKGFDPEAYIDKKEIKRMDPFIHYAMAAAQMAMDDSGFSIDPASADRVGVYMGSGLGGLSTLERYHKAYLVEGGPRKISPFFIPMLISNLAPGHIAMRYGAKGPNILTSTACAASSHAVGEAMHAVRDGKCDAAIAGGAEATITPLGLGGFCSMKALSTRNEDPASASRPFDKDRDGFVMGEGASILILEELEAARRRGAKIYAEVRGYGASADAYHVTAPAPGGEGAVRAMAAALADGGIPAESVDYINAHGTSTPYNDLYETMAIKTLFGDRAKAIPVSSTKSMTGHLLGASGALEALFCALAVRDGVVPPTMNYTTPDPECDLDYVPNAKRAKAVRYALSNSFGFGGTNSVLLFGRIGE, encoded by the coding sequence ATGCGCAGGGTCGTCGTAACGGGTCTCGGGGCGGTCACCCCGCTCGGGGTGGGCGTCGAAGCGACGTGGGAGGCCGTGCTCGCCGGGAAATCCGGCATCGGTCCCATCACGCGGTTCGACGCGAAGGAGTTCTCCACCACGATCGCGGCCGAGGTGAAGGGGTTCGATCCCGAGGCGTATATAGACAAAAAGGAAATCAAGCGGATGGACCCGTTCATCCATTACGCCATGGCGGCCGCGCAGATGGCGATGGATGACTCGGGTTTTTCGATCGATCCCGCTTCGGCGGACCGGGTGGGCGTCTACATGGGGAGCGGGCTCGGGGGGCTTTCCACGCTCGAGAGGTACCACAAGGCGTACCTGGTCGAGGGCGGCCCGAGGAAGATCAGTCCGTTCTTCATCCCGATGCTCATATCGAACCTGGCGCCGGGGCACATCGCCATGCGGTACGGCGCCAAGGGGCCCAACATCCTGACGTCGACGGCGTGCGCGGCCTCCAGCCACGCCGTAGGGGAAGCGATGCACGCCGTCCGGGACGGGAAGTGCGACGCCGCCATCGCGGGGGGCGCCGAGGCGACGATCACCCCGCTGGGGCTGGGGGGGTTCTGCTCGATGAAGGCGCTCTCCACCCGGAACGAAGATCCGGCGTCGGCCTCCCGTCCGTTCGACAAGGACCGCGACGGCTTCGTGATGGGGGAGGGGGCGTCGATCCTCATCCTCGAGGAATTGGAGGCCGCCCGGAGACGGGGGGCGAAGATCTACGCGGAAGTGCGCGGCTACGGCGCCTCCGCCGACGCCTACCACGTCACCGCACCCGCGCCGGGCGGGGAAGGGGCGGTGCGGGCGATGGCCGCCGCGCTGGCCGACGGGGGGATCCCCGCCGAAAGCGTCGACTACATCAATGCCCACGGCACATCCACGCCGTATAATGACCTGTACGAGACGATGGCCATCAAGACCCTTTTCGGGGATCGGGCGAAGGCAATCCCGGTCAGCTCTACCAAGTCGATGACGGGGCATTTGCTCGGCGCCTCCGGCGCGCTGGAAGCGCTGTTCTGCGCGCTGGCGGTCCGGGACGGCGTGGTGCCGCCGACCATGAACTACACGACTCCGGATCCGGAATGCGATCTCGACTACGTTCCCAACGCGAAGCGGGCGAAGGCCGTCCGGTACGCGCTGTCGAACTCCTTCGGCTTCGGAGGAACGAACTCCGTCCTGCTGTTCGGACGGATCGGGGAGTAG
- the rpmF gene encoding 50S ribosomal protein L32, translating into MPNPKRRGSKCRRDKRRTHKKLSQPAVSTCPQCKAVKRPHTVCPTCGTYKGREIIEKEEA; encoded by the coding sequence ATGCCGAATCCGAAACGACGGGGTTCCAAGTGCCGCAGAGACAAGCGGCGCACCCACAAGAAGCTCTCCCAGCCGGCCGTGAGCACCTGCCCGCAGTGCAAGGCGGTCAAGCGCCCTCATACCGTCTGCCCCACGTGCGGCACCTACAAAGGCCGGGAAATCATAGAAAAAGAAGAAGCCTGA
- the plsX gene encoding phosphate acyltransferase PlsX, giving the protein MKIAVDAMGGDHAPREVVRGSVQAIRENGLSVILVGQEPRIREELGAAGVSAEGVEIVHASEVVEMCDVPGVALKKKKDSSIRVGISLVSEGKADFFVSAGNSGAVMVGGLMILKKIPGIDRPAITATIPTPHGPIVLIDAGANVDCKPAHLLQFAVMGEVYARKFLGIPAPRIAVVSIGEEDTKGTDVTRETCDLIRQTGLRFVGNAEGRDFFAGKADVFVCDGFVGNVAVKTMEGMAQAFGPFLRAEIEKSLLAKAGVVLAHGAIRNVRKKLDYAEYGGAPLLGVRGGVMICHGASDQKAIKNAVKAAASMARFGLDDEIARSIAKHGQSPV; this is encoded by the coding sequence ATGAAAATCGCCGTGGATGCCATGGGGGGGGACCATGCCCCGCGCGAAGTCGTTCGCGGGTCGGTCCAGGCGATCCGGGAGAACGGACTCTCCGTGATCCTCGTCGGCCAGGAGCCGCGGATTCGGGAGGAGCTGGGCGCCGCGGGTGTCTCCGCGGAAGGCGTCGAGATCGTCCACGCTTCCGAGGTCGTGGAAATGTGCGATGTCCCGGGCGTCGCGCTTAAAAAGAAGAAGGACTCCTCGATCCGGGTGGGGATCTCCCTCGTCTCGGAGGGGAAGGCCGACTTCTTCGTCAGCGCCGGGAACTCGGGCGCGGTGATGGTCGGCGGGCTCATGATCCTGAAGAAGATACCGGGGATCGACCGCCCGGCGATCACGGCGACCATTCCCACCCCGCACGGCCCGATCGTCCTCATCGACGCGGGCGCGAACGTGGACTGCAAGCCCGCTCACCTGCTCCAGTTCGCCGTCATGGGCGAGGTGTACGCGCGGAAGTTCCTCGGGATTCCGGCTCCCCGCATCGCCGTGGTCAGCATCGGGGAGGAGGATACGAAAGGAACGGATGTCACGCGGGAAACTTGCGATCTGATCCGCCAGACCGGCTTGAGGTTCGTCGGCAACGCCGAGGGGCGCGACTTCTTTGCCGGGAAGGCGGACGTATTCGTGTGCGACGGTTTCGTGGGAAACGTCGCGGTGAAGACGATGGAGGGGATGGCCCAGGCCTTCGGGCCGTTCCTGAGGGCTGAGATCGAGAAGTCGCTCCTGGCAAAGGCCGGCGTCGTGCTGGCGCACGGAGCGATCCGCAACGTCCGGAAGAAGCTCGATTACGCGGAGTACGGCGGCGCCCCCCTGCTCGGAGTGCGGGGCGGCGTCATGATCTGCCACGGGGCGTCTGACCAGAAGGCGATCAAGAACGCGGTGAAAGCCGCGGCCTCGATGGCGCGCTTCGGGCTCGACGACGAGATCGCCCGGTCGATCGCGAAGCACGGGCAATCGCCGGTCTAG
- the acpP gene encoding acyl carrier protein codes for MSVEKRVREIVAEQLERDVNEVKGESSFIEDLGADSLDIVELVMKMEEEFSIEIPDEEAEKIKTVNDVVQYISAHKK; via the coding sequence ATGTCCGTGGAAAAAAGGGTTCGGGAGATCGTGGCGGAGCAGCTCGAGCGGGACGTGAACGAGGTGAAGGGCGAATCCTCCTTCATCGAGGACCTGGGCGCCGATTCCCTCGACATCGTCGAGCTCGTCATGAAGATGGAGGAGGAATTCTCCATCGAGATTCCCGACGAGGAAGCCGAGAAGATCAAGACCGTCAACGACGTGGTCCAGTACATCTCGGCCCACAAGAAATAG
- a CDS encoding beta-ketoacyl-ACP synthase III — MGSKIVGLGMHAPPKKMTNYDFEKMVETSDSWIVERTGIRVRRIAERGTPNSDVALVASRKALDDAGVRPEEIDMILLGTCSPDMVIPSTACFLQMKLGATNASAMDISAACSGFIYALQIADAQIRAGRAKKVLVVGSEILSSLVDYTDRTTCILFGDGAGAAVVAECDDGDGILSCRLQSDGNLWELINIPGPGTVNPLTPDLISQRMIYLRMSGNETFKHAVTKMGDTALKVLSDAGYGVDDLTLVVPHQANLRIISAVGKRLGVTAEKVFVNLDKYGNTSAASIPIALAEAKTENRFGPGDLVLLVAFGSGLTWGATLMRM; from the coding sequence GTGGGATCGAAGATCGTGGGGCTGGGAATGCACGCGCCCCCGAAGAAGATGACGAATTACGACTTCGAGAAGATGGTCGAGACGAGCGATAGCTGGATCGTCGAGCGCACGGGGATCCGCGTCCGGCGGATCGCGGAGAGGGGCACGCCGAATTCCGACGTCGCCCTGGTCGCATCGAGGAAGGCGCTCGACGACGCCGGGGTCCGTCCCGAGGAAATCGACATGATCCTCCTCGGAACCTGTTCCCCGGACATGGTGATCCCGTCAACCGCCTGCTTCCTGCAGATGAAGCTGGGTGCGACGAACGCCAGCGCGATGGATATCAGCGCGGCCTGTTCCGGCTTTATCTACGCCCTCCAGATTGCCGACGCCCAGATCCGGGCGGGCAGGGCGAAGAAGGTCCTCGTGGTCGGCTCCGAAATCCTCTCCTCGCTCGTGGACTACACGGACCGGACGACATGCATCCTGTTCGGGGACGGCGCGGGGGCGGCGGTCGTAGCCGAGTGCGACGACGGGGACGGGATCCTCTCGTGCAGGCTCCAATCGGACGGAAATCTGTGGGAGCTGATCAACATCCCCGGGCCGGGGACGGTCAACCCCCTGACGCCGGACCTGATCTCCCAGCGGATGATCTACCTGCGGATGTCGGGCAACGAGACGTTCAAGCACGCCGTCACGAAGATGGGCGATACGGCCCTGAAGGTCCTCTCCGACGCCGGGTACGGCGTCGACGACCTGACGCTGGTCGTCCCGCACCAGGCGAACCTGCGGATCATCAGCGCCGTGGGGAAGCGGCTGGGCGTGACGGCGGAGAAGGTCTTCGTCAACCTGGACAAGTACGGGAACACTTCCGCGGCGTCGATTCCCATCGCGCTCGCCGAGGCGAAGACGGAGAACCGGTTCGGCCCGGGCGACCTCGTGCTGCTGGTGGCGTTCGGCTCCGGCCTCACCTGGGGCGCAACGCTGATGCGGATGTAG
- a CDS encoding DUF177 domain-containing protein yields the protein MTEIPGGGLDVFASRGKASIPRILEGMDPAPLTVCRLIDAELQLSVESGEMLVEGSFEAEGESPCDRCSDTVPVRFGKAFQTVLMPKGEGPKGAGAVELHAEDMDVGYYDGKGIEVNDVFWEQVALEIPLKVVCSEDCKGVCPTCGANRNREECSCATRPDPGPFDVLKNLKGKKE from the coding sequence GTGACGGAAATACCCGGCGGGGGGCTCGACGTTTTCGCCTCCAGGGGCAAGGCCTCGATCCCCCGGATTCTCGAGGGGATGGACCCTGCACCCTTGACGGTGTGCCGCCTGATCGACGCGGAGCTGCAGCTCTCCGTCGAGTCGGGGGAGATGCTGGTGGAGGGGTCGTTCGAGGCGGAAGGGGAGTCGCCCTGCGATCGCTGCTCCGATACGGTTCCGGTCCGTTTCGGGAAGGCGTTTCAAACCGTCCTCATGCCCAAGGGCGAGGGGCCGAAGGGCGCCGGCGCCGTGGAATTGCACGCCGAGGACATGGACGTCGGGTATTATGACGGTAAGGGCATCGAGGTGAACGACGTTTTCTGGGAACAGGTGGCACTCGAGATCCCGCTGAAGGTCGTCTGCTCGGAAGACTGCAAGGGAGTGTGCCCCACCTGCGGGGCGAACCGGAACCGGGAGGAGTGCTCCTGCGCGACGCGCCCTGACCCCGGCCCGTTCGACGTGCTGAAGAACCTGAAAGGGAAAAAGGAGTAA
- the fabD gene encoding ACP S-malonyltransferase, with protein sequence MPIALLFPGQGSQFPGMGRELYESSAAAKEVFAEVSDSLSRDMAELCFRGTEEELRRTENTQPAIFTVSVAAFRALEAETGIVPLCAAGHSLGEYSALTAAGALPLKDAARLLHSRGRYMQEAVPEGEGAMAAVLGLEAEQVEAACRAASAEGVVSPANYNGGGQVVISGAAKAVAAACEAAKAAGAKKVVPLAVSGPFHSALMLPAAERLAPELRAVSPGTFRFAVVANVTAAPYGSGDDPADVLVRQITSPVRWEESVRAMRGLGATAFIEVGPGKVLSGLVRRIEKDIPAASFGGPADLAAAAALVR encoded by the coding sequence GTGCCGATCGCGCTTCTGTTTCCAGGGCAGGGCTCCCAGTTCCCCGGAATGGGAAGGGAGCTGTATGAATCCAGCGCAGCCGCGAAGGAGGTGTTCGCGGAGGTGTCCGATTCGCTGTCCCGGGACATGGCGGAGCTCTGCTTCCGGGGGACCGAGGAGGAGCTCCGGCGGACCGAAAACACGCAGCCGGCCATCTTCACGGTGAGCGTCGCCGCCTTCCGGGCGCTCGAAGCGGAGACGGGGATCGTCCCCCTCTGCGCGGCGGGGCACTCCCTCGGGGAATACTCGGCGCTGACGGCGGCGGGGGCGCTTCCCCTGAAGGATGCGGCGCGGCTCCTGCATTCCCGCGGGAGGTACATGCAGGAAGCGGTGCCGGAGGGGGAGGGCGCGATGGCCGCCGTCCTCGGGCTGGAGGCCGAACAGGTGGAAGCGGCATGCCGGGCGGCGTCCGCGGAAGGGGTGGTTTCGCCGGCGAATTATAATGGCGGGGGGCAGGTCGTCATCTCCGGCGCGGCGAAGGCGGTCGCCGCGGCCTGCGAGGCGGCGAAGGCGGCGGGGGCGAAGAAAGTCGTCCCGCTCGCGGTGAGCGGACCGTTCCACAGCGCCCTCATGCTGCCGGCCGCGGAGCGGCTGGCTCCCGAGCTGCGGGCGGTCTCGCCGGGGACGTTCCGCTTCGCCGTGGTTGCGAACGTGACGGCGGCCCCATACGGGTCCGGTGACGATCCGGCAGATGTCCTGGTGCGGCAGATCACCTCCCCGGTGCGCTGGGAGGAATCGGTCCGGGCGATGCGCGGGCTGGGAGCCACGGCGTTCATCGAGGTCGGCCCGGGGAAAGTGCTGTCCGGGCTGGTCCGCAGGATCGAGAAGGATATACCGGCGGCTTCCTTCGGCGGCCCGGCGGATCTTGCGGCCGCGGCGGCGCTTGTCCGGTGA